In Dysidea avara chromosome 3, odDysAvar1.4, whole genome shotgun sequence, a single window of DNA contains:
- the LOC136251582 gene encoding soluble guanylate cyclase gcy-35-like, whose protein sequence is MPQSSPELIDSSYYGVKNIAAVYGRMYGFICHVFEIYLERRFGEVVKEQVRQKADICNDTTFYKFQVVDDDLVVKLLQTAQEVTGVPLDEMLEGIGHVFYETCDKTGHSELMNTLAVDLKTFLRSLDSLHAYLTVSFSEMNAPSFHCESKEDGSILLHYYSKRKGLEYLVIGIVKAVAKGIYHSNVDLEVLSRQDGQWGRNTYHVSFAVKGAKSDIRPIRAIKGSTKWPYCSREVFNALAPYNIMFNCDMILANVGDDITRLLPEIKLGSTVTDSFTLIKPKLDFTFDNLIFNQNTFLTFCPRKQTNILLQGPVKLLKNNTIAVLMATKTERTRDQSGGDIVGMRSQMQEERESMIQLEQAGIKLKKSELQLKSEMQKVDNLIYGMIPDFALEQVRKGHSAIQVPGDKTILASDIKGFTSLCYHCTPEAVVKMLNGLYALYDHLIEKYQLYKIEVIGDAYVVAGGLKNTGMDPVTAIVNFAFDMREKTTEILSPAEADASPEIRIGIHTGKVVAAVTGRKMKHYCLFGETLDIAKKMESSGEPGRIHISETTYEYLKKEKRRYFFFKDPCPKNYVTTYFVEPIRDQHHSAICVLL, encoded by the exons aTGCCTCAAAGTTCGCCAGAATTAATTGATAG TTCGTATTATGGAGTGAAGAACATAGCTGCAGTTTATGGCAGAATG TATGGATTTATTTGTCATGTGTTTGAAATCTACTTGGAGAGGAGGTTTGGTGAAGTAGTCAAGGAGCAAGTCAG GCAAAAGGCTGACATTTGCAATGACACTACGTTCTACAAATTTCAAGTTGTGGATGACGATCTAGTTGTTAAACTGTTACAGACAGCACAGGAAGTAACAG GTGTTCCTTTGGATGAAATGTTGGAAGGAATAGGACATGTGTTTTATGAAACTTGCGATAAAACTGGTCACAGTGAACTAATGAACACACTAGCAGTTGACCTGAAGACATTTTTACGAAGTTTAGACAGTCTTCATGCTTACCTGACAGTTAGCTTCAGTGAGATGAACGCTCCTTCATTCCATTGTGAATCAAAAGAAGATGGCTCCATTCTGCTACATTACTACTCAAAAAGAAAGGGCTTAGAGTATCTAGTGATAGGAATAGTCAAGGCTGTTGCTAAGGGAATTTATCACAGTAATGTTGACTTAGAAGTGCTGTCAAGGCAGGATGGCCAATGGGGCCGCAACACTTACCATGTCTCCTTTGCTGTCAAAG GTGCCAAGTCTGACATAAGACCAATTCGAGCTATAAAAGGATCAACAAAATGGCCATACTGCAGCCGTGAGGTTTTTAATGCTCTGGCTCCATACAACATCATGTTTAACTGTGACATGATATTAGCAAATGTTGGTGATGATATCACAAGACTCCTCCCTGAAATCAAGTTAGGCTCCACAGTAACAGATTCCTTCACTTTGATCAAACCTAAACTTGACTTCACATTTGACAATTTAATATTCAACCAGAATACGTTCTTAACATTTTGCCCAAGAAAGCAGACTAATATTTTGCTGCAGGGTCCAGTAaagctgttaaaaaataacACCATTGCAGTGCTAATGGCTACCAAGACAGAGAGAACCAGAGATCAGTCAGGCGGAGACATTGTGGGAATGCGCTCACAAATGCAGGAGGAAAGGGAAAGCATGATACAGCTAGAACAGGCTGGAATAAAACTGAAAAAGTCAGAATTACAGTTGAAAAGTGAAATGCAGAAAGTTGATAATTTGATATATGGCATGATACCAGATTTTGCACTTGAGCAGGTGAGGAAAGGTCACTCAGCTATTCAAGTGCCAGGTGACAAGACCATCCTGGCCAGCGACATCAAAGGCTTCACATCACTATGCTACCACTGTACTCCTGAGGCAGTGGTAAAAATGCTCAATGGATTGTATGCACTGTACGATCATCTGATTGAAAAATATcaactgtacaag ATAGAAGTGATCGGTGATGCTTACGTTGTGGCTGGTGGGCTCAAAAATACTGGCATGGATCCAGTCACTGCCATTGTAAATTTTGCTTTTGACATGCGAGAAAAAACTACAGAAATATTGTCACCAGCTGAAGCTGATGCTTCACCAGAA ATTCGGATTGGAATACACACTGGAAAAGTGGTAGCTGCTGTGACCGGCAGAAAGATGAAACACTATTGCTTGTTCGGTGAGACACTTGACATTGCCAAGAAAATGGAATCAAGTGGAGAACCAGGTAGGATACACATCTCAGAAACAACTTACGA GTATttaaagaaagaaaaaagaCGCTACTTTTTTTTTAAAGACCCCTGTCCAAAAAACTACGTTACAACGTATTTTGTGGAACCAATAAGAGATCAGCATCATAGTGCAATTTGTGTGCTGCTGTAA